One genomic segment of Candidatus Nomurabacteria bacterium includes these proteins:
- a CDS encoding YvcK family protein, whose translation MKVSVIGGGTGSSAVINGLKSYPDIDIDVIVGMADDGGSNAVLRDEFGLLPLSDIRKSIIALSTLENSDILRSLFTYRFSEGTGLTGHTLGNLIMTALSRISNSERKAVQEMCDIFQVRGRVLPITYENYVISAEYDNGMIIHGEHLIDEPSIPERTHIKRFWAEPKVSADAEALGSLENADMIIIGPGDIYTTILATMIPENVYQILRNAQGKIVYITNIMSKIGQTRYLTQSQIVSILEGYIGRSFDHIIVNTETIPKHIIQYYHQSGEHLLKDDLGEDERIIRKEIIADEIFKKDDGDVLVRSMVRHDADMLGGVLYKL comes from the coding sequence ATGAAAGTTTCAGTTATAGGTGGTGGAACCGGTAGTTCTGCAGTAATAAACGGACTCAAATCGTATCCGGATATTGATATTGATGTCATAGTCGGTATGGCTGATGATGGTGGGAGTAACGCTGTCTTGAGAGACGAATTTGGATTATTACCGTTGAGTGATATACGAAAGAGTATTATAGCCCTCTCTACACTAGAAAATAGCGATATCCTCAGATCACTTTTCACATATCGATTTTCCGAAGGAACAGGTCTAACGGGACATACATTAGGCAATCTAATAATGACAGCCCTCTCACGGATCAGCAACAGTGAGCGTAAAGCTGTGCAGGAGATGTGTGATATCTTTCAAGTAAGGGGACGTGTACTGCCTATAACATACGAAAATTATGTAATATCTGCAGAATACGACAATGGTATGATAATTCATGGTGAGCATCTGATAGATGAGCCAAGTATCCCTGAGAGAACACATATCAAGCGTTTTTGGGCTGAACCTAAAGTTTCAGCTGATGCAGAGGCGTTAGGATCCTTAGAAAATGCAGATATGATAATCATCGGTCCTGGAGATATTTATACAACGATCCTTGCAACTATGATCCCTGAAAATGTATATCAGATATTGAGGAACGCCCAGGGGAAGATCGTCTATATCACCAATATTATGAGTAAGATCGGACAGACCAGATACCTCACTCAATCTCAGATAGTTTCTATACTGGAAGGGTATATAGGAAGATCCTTCGATCATATCATCGTAAATACCGAAACCATTCCTAAACATATCATTCAGTACTATCATCAGAGTGGTGAACATTTGTTGAAAGATGACCTCGGAGAAGATGAACGAATTATCCGTAAAGAGATCATTGCTGATGAGATTTTTAAAAAAGACGATGGAGATGTCCTTGTCCGCAGTATGGTGAGACATGACGCTGATATGCTGGGCGGGGTCTTGTACAAACTATAG
- a CDS encoding MFS transporter, whose amino-acid sequence MSLVYAINVLFGIGAAIYLPAWRKTFARYVDIGKEGQNYAISDMFLSITRSLASVAGGLLVELTGSFSYVFLVASLFTLIGGLSMLTLLNDTR is encoded by the coding sequence GTGAGTTTGGTATATGCGATAAATGTACTGTTTGGTATAGGGGCGGCAATTTACCTACCCGCTTGGCGCAAGACATTTGCTAGATATGTTGACATAGGAAAAGAAGGACAAAATTATGCTATATCTGATATGTTCCTGTCTATCACAAGATCGTTAGCCTCTGTAGCCGGAGGATTGCTCGTAGAATTAACCGGCTCGTTTTCCTATGTATTTCTGGTAGCTTCACTTTTCACTCTAATCGGAGGACTTAGTATGCTGACATTGCTAAATGATACACGATGA
- a CDS encoding S1 family peptidase yields MSTNIRQSSESLSTEQADALYGGTTNPTEYLYAGYIMDYSSLFGREVCGVTYLENGVAVSAAHCFEDDRVYFLGDGVISTSPDQNAPIIRYELHPEWNFDTLSNDIAIIKYNTSSTFNPITTKLGSPDISCDYEVIAYGATDQKVLSNQDLRRSATICIESISQDKFYLTSPDGGVCFGDSGSPIFRKGSGELVGVMSAITATSEPYSEDNCFVNNAAVATRVDAYSQFIDGAGQDLLSQDFCTSETPSCAGGEGCYSNQCRKPNDFLYISALDYRSANYAFGDALGLGLLGIFGVFGIIFIAIIVRSFRRTYY; encoded by the coding sequence TTGTCAACCAATATTAGACAGTCAAGTGAGAGTCTGAGTACCGAACAAGCAGATGCGCTATATGGAGGAACGACGAATCCGACAGAGTATTTATATGCGGGGTATATCATGGATTATTCGTCACTTTTTGGTCGGGAGGTCTGTGGGGTAACATACCTGGAAAATGGAGTAGCTGTATCAGCCGCACACTGTTTTGAAGATGATAGGGTATATTTTTTAGGAGATGGTGTCATCTCTACATCACCCGATCAGAACGCACCGATCATTAGATATGAATTACACCCGGAATGGAATTTTGATACATTGAGCAATGATATTGCGATCATAAAGTACAATACATCTTCGACATTCAATCCTATCACCACCAAACTAGGTTCACCCGACATCAGCTGTGATTATGAAGTCATCGCATACGGCGCGACAGATCAGAAGGTGCTAAGCAATCAAGATTTGAGACGTAGTGCTACGATCTGTATTGAATCCATATCACAGGACAAGTTTTATCTAACCAGTCCTGATGGAGGAGTGTGTTTTGGTGATAGCGGCTCACCGATATTTCGTAAAGGAAGCGGAGAACTTGTTGGTGTAATGTCTGCGATCACAGCAACTAGTGAGCCGTATTCAGAGGATAACTGTTTTGTAAATAACGCAGCAGTTGCTACTAGGGTCGATGCATATTCACAATTCATTGACGGAGCTGGTCAAGATCTGTTGTCTCAAGATTTCTGTACATCTGAGACACCTTCGTGTGCAGGAGGCGAAGGTTGTTATAGTAACCAATGCAGGAAACCAAATGATTTCCTGTATATCAGCGCGTTAGATTATCGATCGGCAAATTATGCCTTTGGAGATGCGTTGGGACTTGGGTTATTAGGTATCTTTGGGGTATTTGGAATTATCTTCATTGCGATCATTGTTCGTAGCTTCAGAAGAACATACTACTAG
- a CDS encoding CapA family protein: MVKEFTVLEKIPEPPKPNVPRAILTAFILSIVLTLGYVMFTHKDPATLLSLSLYKDPISSINFPSYSYYIDESVSPLLSGEIRTALEQVIWEGNRRYIEVTADRKQDADIIFTSEFPEDSDLPVDDIETFDIVDTKYLPVASFYAVEDSILLSEVRNKELWAYPNDADMVTTLLEANSISDVVVNEITNDMTLDDILLDSPSRIAFVTPDRLVPTVKLLSLDGGYFLEDHEGVLSLNAIFYAPEGSEIPTQLLRTVPKHLTDYPVSDAPIPEDYFSLRMTGVTAISRNLAIKIERAGDPTYPAQHLAEFLSSADMTHTSNEVSFVPGCVPEQSMRFCSALDYIETLKVSGMDIIELTGNHNNDYGAVYNVSTIEMYDELGWEHFGGGSNIEDAEKILYIDQKDGVVAMVGYNYYDTMLGTGAIAGEDRAGANSYSVEKLQRDIIEAKKNADFVIVDFQFQECYSYPESDVIYPICYKPLQYPDQKAVFKQAIDLGADMVVGTQAHQPQTYEIYKGKLIFYGLGNLYFDQISWIGTRQGLILTHYFLNGVHVQTKIDTTFLGLDMKPYLTYDEDREFFLQLLDDAR; the protein is encoded by the coding sequence ATGGTCAAAGAATTTACTGTACTGGAAAAGATCCCAGAACCACCGAAGCCAAATGTACCACGGGCGATTCTCACGGCTTTTATACTTAGTATTGTACTTACCCTCGGATATGTGATGTTCACTCACAAAGATCCTGCTACACTTCTCAGCCTATCCCTTTACAAAGATCCTATCTCAAGTATCAATTTCCCGTCATACAGTTACTATATCGATGAAAGTGTGTCCCCCCTCTTGTCAGGCGAGATCAGAACTGCTCTTGAGCAAGTCATTTGGGAAGGTAATCGTAGATATATCGAAGTAACCGCAGATAGAAAACAGGATGCAGATATCATTTTTACCTCGGAATTTCCTGAAGACTCCGATTTACCCGTAGATGATATTGAAACATTTGATATCGTAGACACTAAATACCTTCCGGTGGCATCTTTCTATGCTGTGGAGGATTCGATATTGCTTTCAGAGGTTCGAAATAAGGAGTTGTGGGCATATCCTAATGATGCAGACATGGTCACAACATTACTTGAAGCAAATTCTATATCAGATGTAGTTGTAAATGAGATAACTAACGACATGACCTTAGACGATATCCTACTTGATTCTCCCAGTAGAATAGCATTTGTTACACCAGACAGATTAGTTCCTACTGTGAAGCTTTTGTCTTTGGATGGAGGGTATTTTCTTGAAGATCATGAAGGTGTTCTCAGTTTGAACGCAATCTTTTACGCACCCGAGGGATCTGAAATTCCCACACAATTACTTAGGACAGTTCCAAAACACCTCACGGATTATCCTGTATCAGATGCTCCTATACCTGAGGATTATTTCTCGTTGCGCATGACAGGTGTCACTGCGATCAGTCGAAATCTTGCAATAAAGATCGAAAGGGCAGGGGATCCTACGTACCCGGCACAACATCTTGCCGAATTCTTAAGCTCTGCTGATATGACACATACCTCTAATGAAGTATCCTTTGTACCAGGTTGTGTACCTGAACAGAGTATGCGTTTCTGCTCTGCTTTAGACTATATAGAAACACTAAAGGTTAGCGGGATGGATATTATCGAACTCACCGGCAACCACAATAATGACTACGGCGCAGTTTATAACGTCAGTACCATCGAAATGTACGACGAATTGGGATGGGAACATTTTGGTGGTGGATCAAATATCGAAGACGCCGAAAAGATCCTTTATATAGATCAAAAAGATGGCGTCGTAGCGATGGTAGGTTACAATTACTACGATACTATGCTAGGCACAGGAGCAATAGCAGGTGAGGATCGGGCGGGAGCAAACTCATATTCAGTAGAGAAACTACAACGCGATATCATAGAAGCCAAGAAAAATGCTGACTTTGTGATAGTTGATTTCCAATTTCAGGAGTGTTATTCGTATCCAGAATCCGACGTCATCTACCCAATATGCTACAAGCCTCTACAATATCCAGACCAGAAAGCCGTTTTCAAACAAGCAATAGATCTCGGAGCTGATATGGTAGTTGGCACACAAGCACATCAACCACAAACATACGAGATATATAAGGGTAAATTGATATTTTATGGATTAGGAAATCTATATTTTGATCAGATATCATGGATCGGTACAAGACAAGGATTGATACTCACGCATTATTTTCTAAATGGTGTACATGTGCAAACCAAGATAGATACGACATTCTTAGGATTGGATATGAAACCTTATCTGACCTACGATGAAGATCGAGAGTTCTTTTTACAATTACTTGATGATGCTAGGTAA
- a CDS encoding acyltransferase family protein → MSKTSEKNRKTTVSRKKGTNRKVVEKQSGKTTGTVNSKVGITSNVRTKRDQKINKKKIKPEGSKAKNRPVKQKNTKSVSTKDTRTRKRSTVKKIANTVKTPNPKKLTKRTHKPNSKEASVQKNTVGNSIKKERYPIIDLLKAFAALLVVLIHVTSRYKGNGALMAAFYDYIHFSVGLFVLASGFLAANSYRKISSKTEVWKYLVKKFKRIVIPYYEFAFLFVLVSVLFLDKDISKYLGFESIKDTLLLSGGVGNNWIPKLFFSFSIILLIDGFLAERVKMFRVLLVSIVFSGATYLMTRTLSIPYIHSNLFGWTLILYVGFFMYKYNSQKTLLSTIALSGSLWFLLRAIYGYMGLDSGIFTNKYPPDLYFVSYNVFASAIVWSVGMNLLPLLERSRYLVKLINYISAKSYEIFFYHLLIMEVWKWKVNWYVDWFLIVLMSLCLVWLLDHIKALVIKPFQKKEKPTRS, encoded by the coding sequence ATGAGTAAAACTTCTGAGAAAAACAGAAAGACCACAGTAAGTAGAAAGAAAGGTACAAATAGAAAGGTAGTTGAGAAACAAAGCGGTAAAACTACAGGTACTGTCAACAGTAAAGTAGGTATCACATCTAACGTTCGCACGAAGAGAGATCAGAAGATCAACAAAAAGAAGATCAAACCCGAAGGGAGTAAAGCAAAGAACAGACCGGTAAAACAGAAGAATACAAAAAGTGTTTCCACAAAAGACACAAGGACCAGAAAAAGATCTACTGTAAAGAAGATCGCTAATACAGTGAAAACACCTAATCCAAAAAAGTTGACCAAACGGACTCATAAGCCTAATTCGAAAGAAGCCTCTGTACAAAAAAATACCGTGGGAAATTCGATCAAAAAGGAAAGGTATCCAATTATCGATCTCCTCAAAGCATTTGCTGCTTTATTGGTTGTACTGATCCATGTGACATCAAGATATAAAGGAAATGGTGCGCTGATGGCGGCTTTCTATGATTATATCCATTTTTCTGTGGGGCTTTTTGTTTTAGCATCGGGTTTTTTAGCAGCGAATTCATATAGAAAGATAAGTAGTAAGACGGAGGTATGGAAATATCTTGTGAAAAAGTTCAAACGCATCGTTATCCCGTATTATGAATTTGCATTTCTGTTTGTTCTTGTCTCGGTTCTGTTCCTTGATAAAGATATTTCCAAATACCTAGGATTCGAGAGTATCAAGGATACACTCCTCTTAAGTGGAGGAGTCGGTAATAATTGGATCCCTAAGCTATTCTTCTCTTTTAGCATAATACTACTGATCGATGGGTTCTTGGCCGAGAGGGTTAAGATGTTCAGAGTACTTTTGGTTTCAATAGTATTCTCAGGAGCTACTTATCTGATGACACGAACGCTTTCTATTCCGTACATCCATTCGAACCTATTTGGTTGGACACTTATACTATACGTTGGATTCTTCATGTATAAATACAATTCCCAAAAAACACTTCTCTCAACTATTGCGCTGTCAGGATCATTATGGTTCTTGTTACGTGCAATTTATGGGTATATGGGATTGGATAGTGGAATATTCACAAATAAGTATCCTCCAGATCTGTATTTTGTATCTTACAATGTGTTCGCTTCTGCGATCGTTTGGAGTGTGGGCATGAACCTTTTACCGCTTCTTGAACGATCCAGATATCTAGTCAAGTTGATAAATTATATCTCAGCTAAATCATACGAAATATTCTTCTACCATCTTTTGATCATGGAAGTATGGAAATGGAAGGTAAATTGGTATGTTGATTGGTTCTTGATCGTGCTCATGTCACTATGTTTGGTATGGTTACTAGACCATATCAAAGCTCTTGTCATTAAGCCGTTTCAGAAAAAAGAGAAACCAACTAGATCTTGA
- a CDS encoding YdcF family protein: MDIELPNTAIVLGAGVLEDGTPHPILKERLDTAGEAYQRGIISTILLSGNNDVDHNEVDVMSNYLIDQYQVPTDSILLDGFGYRTYDSCMRSKGIYDLNEAILITSKYHLPRSIYLCQNAGMEVTGLYGSEEVSNMRWFFTIRELFASYKAYIDINLLRPEYSAERY; encoded by the coding sequence ATGGATATCGAATTACCAAATACAGCAATAGTGCTTGGTGCAGGAGTATTAGAAGATGGAACGCCCCATCCGATATTAAAAGAACGACTCGATACTGCAGGAGAAGCATACCAACGAGGTATAATTTCCACGATACTTCTATCAGGAAACAACGACGTAGATCATAACGAGGTTGACGTCATGAGTAACTACCTTATAGATCAGTATCAAGTACCTACTGATTCGATACTCCTAGATGGATTTGGTTATAGAACCTATGACAGTTGCATGAGAAGTAAAGGGATCTATGATCTGAATGAAGCCATACTGATCACCTCAAAATATCACCTGCCAAGAAGTATATATCTATGTCAGAACGCTGGTATGGAAGTCACGGGGTTATATGGTTCAGAAGAAGTTTCAAATATGAGGTGGTTTTTCACTATCAGGGAGCTATTTGCATCTTATAAGGCATATATTGATATAAATCTGCTCAGACCAGAGTATTCTGCGGAAAGATACTGA
- a CDS encoding HIT domain-containing protein, with product MKDHDQSCIFCKISKGELSSYTIFESSTVMAFLDIRPFSSGHTLLIPREHYRWIWDLPNEMLEEFYSSANQIAKKLKVVFETDNVYSLTMGEMVPHCHLHIIPDSSIGFSGNLSELLEKERLSPTEDELLSLCDKIRSSD from the coding sequence ATGAAAGATCATGATCAAAGCTGTATCTTTTGCAAGATCTCAAAAGGTGAACTCTCTTCATATACAATCTTCGAAAGCTCTACTGTCATGGCATTTCTAGATATCAGACCTTTCTCTTCAGGGCATACATTGTTGATTCCGCGAGAGCATTATCGTTGGATCTGGGATCTACCAAACGAGATGTTGGAGGAGTTCTATTCATCGGCAAATCAGATCGCTAAGAAATTAAAGGTTGTTTTTGAGACTGATAATGTATATTCCCTAACAATGGGAGAGATGGTTCCTCATTGTCACCTTCATATAATTCCCGACTCAAGTATTGGTTTTTCAGGAAATCTAAGTGAGCTACTCGAGAAAGAACGGCTCTCTCCGACTGAAGATGAGCTTCTCTCGTTATGTGACAAGATCAGATCATCTGATTAG